Proteins encoded in a region of the Mercenaria mercenaria strain notata chromosome 1, MADL_Memer_1, whole genome shotgun sequence genome:
- the LOC123545056 gene encoding calmodulin-beta-like produces the protein MSTIEELYGEDEVFTRENAADALFAIGKIPTAVDIATFWKDKKKEPDETISREELIELSNTLKDGEDALREAFKVFDKDGNNKITKDELKTFLQAADVYGGGMGDEDGMIDQIFKDANIDTTDEEGEEGANNAGLDVDEFIRMITKKIFNTELLAD, from the exons ATG AGTACTATCGAGGAGTTGTATGGTGAAGACGAAGTCTTTACAAGGGAGAATGCAGCGGATGCACTGTTTGCCATAGGAAAAATCCCAACTGCTGTAGATATAGCTACCTTCTGGAAAGATAAGAAGAAAGAACCTG ATGAAACAATAAGCCGAGAGGAGTTGATAGAACTAAGCAACACGCTTAAGGATGGGGAAGACGCATTAAGGGAGGCAtttaaagtgtttgataaagATGGAAACA ATAAAATCACAAAGGATGAATTAAAAACCTTCCTGCAGGCGGCAGATGTGTATGGAGGAGGAATGGGTGATGAGGACGGTATGATAGATCAAATATTCAAAGACGCTAATATAGATACAACAGACGAAGAAGGTGAAGAAGGAGCAAACAATGCAGGACTGGATGTTGATg agTTTATACGCATGATAACGAAAAAGATTTTCAATACGGAGTTGTTGGCAGATTAG
- the LOC123545057 gene encoding uncharacterized protein LOC123545057: MGEVSEEQKNEWKRIFDEHDTDEKEGLSRDEVKQVMCCCNQNPTDKEVDEMMTAMDKNSDEKVSFEEFCTFMQQLPDPAESMKEALEVFEGQDGKLTREKLKEILSTDDDDVVEEVLNAADINNDGFIDKEEFIKFIQN; this comes from the exons ATG GGTGAGGTATCTGAGGAACAGAAAAATG AATGGAAGCGCATTTTCGATGAACATGACACAGACGAAAAAGAAGGTTTGAGCAGAGATGAGGTGAAACAAGTAATGTGTTGTTGTAATCAAAACCCTACAGATAAAGAGGTAGATGAAATGATGACGGCAATGGACAAAAACA GTGATGAAAAAGTAAGTTTTGAagaattttgcacatttatgcaaCAACTGCCTGATCCAGCGGAGTCTATGAAAGAAGCGTTGGAGGTGTTTGAGGGACAAGATGGAAAACTCACCCGCGAAAAATTGAAAG AGATTTTGTcaactgatgatgatgatgttgttgaaGAGGTTCTTAACGCCGCTGATATAAACAACGATGGGTTCATCGACAAAGAAG aatttatcaaatttatacagaACTAG